The region TGGAAGCAGTCACCCTGGCGCAGGTGGCGCGGGAGGCGGGCGTGTCGCCCAGCACCGTGTCACGCATTCTGAACGGCACGGCCAACGTGACGCCAGAAAAACGCGCCCGTGTCGAATCCGTCATCACCCGCCTGAACTACCGCCCCAACCCGCAGGCGCAGGCCCTGGCCGGCGGGCGCAGCCTGACCATCGGCGTGATCACCCCCACCCTGAACTCCACCTTCTACGGCGAGGCGCTGGCCGGGATCGAGGCGGCCCTGAACGACACGCCGTACCACCCGATCGTGATCAGCGGCCAGTGGCGCACCGAGCGTGAGCAGGAGGCGCTGGACCTGCTGCTGGCCCGCCGGGTGGACGCCGTGATCATGATGGGCGGCATCCTCGACGACCAGATCCTGACGCACGTGGCGCGGCGCGTGCCGCTGATCGCGGTGGGGCGCGACGTGCGCGGCCTGGATCACAGCTGCATCGTGCTGGACAACACCAAGGCCATGCAGCAGGTCGCCCGGCACCTGCTCGCGCTGGGGCACCGCCAGTTCGCGTACATCAGCGGCGCCGAGCGGCAGCAGGACGCCATGGAACGCCGCGTGGCCTTCCTGGACTGCCTGGACGCGCACGGCGTGAGCATCCCGCCCGAACTGATCCAGATGGGCCGCTACACCGAGGAAGGTGGCCTGGAGGCCGCCGAGGCGATCCTGAACACGGGGCTGCCGTTCACGGCGCTGGTGTGCGCCAACGACCAGATGGCGCTGGGCGCGCGCCTGGCGCTGTACCGCCGCGGTGTGAGTGTCCCCGGGGACGTGTCCCTGACGGGCTTCGACGACGTGTTCACCTCGTCGCTGATGACGCCGCCGCTGACGACCGTGCGGCAGGCGATCTACGACATCGGCCTGACGGCGGCCCGCGAGGCGCTGAACCTGCTCGACGGTCAGCCGGTCGTCCGGCAGGTCTTCGAGCCTGAACTGATCATCCGTGAATCCACGGCTCCCCCGGCGTCCCCGCGTCCGGCGGGCCGCGTCCGGCGGGGGGTGACGGCCATGAGCACCCCGGATGGCTGAGCGTCACCCACACCCGACCCGCACTCACTTTGAAAGCGCTTTCAATCCGACCTGGAGGTCACCATGAAGAAATCCGCCGCGTTCGCCCTCGCCACCGCCCTGCTGCTCGGCACCGCCCACGCCCAGGAGAAAGTCACCCTGACCGTCGCCGCCTTCCCCAGCCTGGACAGCGCCATCAAAGCCATCCTGCCCGCCTGGACCAAACTGCACCCCAACGTCACCATCAACCT is a window of Deinococcus grandis DNA encoding:
- a CDS encoding LacI family DNA-binding transcriptional regulator, producing MMEAVTLAQVAREAGVSPSTVSRILNGTANVTPEKRARVESVITRLNYRPNPQAQALAGGRSLTIGVITPTLNSTFYGEALAGIEAALNDTPYHPIVISGQWRTEREQEALDLLLARRVDAVIMMGGILDDQILTHVARRVPLIAVGRDVRGLDHSCIVLDNTKAMQQVARHLLALGHRQFAYISGAERQQDAMERRVAFLDCLDAHGVSIPPELIQMGRYTEEGGLEAAEAILNTGLPFTALVCANDQMALGARLALYRRGVSVPGDVSLTGFDDVFTSSLMTPPLTTVRQAIYDIGLTAAREALNLLDGQPVVRQVFEPELIIRESTAPPASPRPAGRVRRGVTAMSTPDG